GAAGAAGGCCAAAGGTGGAACCATCAGTGGCCTTTTGTCCAAAAAGAAGGCCGGTGACGTCGTTAAGAAAGATCCTGCGAAAAATCCTCCTGCCAAGCGCCCTGCCTCTCCCACTTCGTCACTAGAGATGATTGCCTATGGTGGAGGGGagattaggaagaagaagaaagctggTGGTAAATCTTTCCTTCCTAACTTCTGGGACGATACTGACGCGGCAACTTTGAAGGCGTATAAGGCACTTTCTGTGGATGATTTGAGTCCTTTGATGGCGAAGTCATCTAGTGAAGTGATGTTGTCTCACATCCAAAAGCTTGTGCAGGTTTGTGCCATTGGTTGtctttgcttcttctttctttcgCTTCATTTTTACTGAGGGAAGTTTTTGTAGGCTTTGGGGGAGTCTCTTTTCATATCTGGAAAACTCTTGGATTTGGAAAAGAAGATGACCACGTCCAAGCCGTTGATCAAGTCTTTATTCGCTGAGAATGAGACACTTAAGAACAAGGTTGCCATCCTCGTTGTTGAAGCTGAGAATGACAAGGAGCATGTGGCAACCTTAGAGAAAAGCCTACAAGTGGAGAAGGACTTCTGCAAGCTAAAGGACAAGTAGATTGGTGACCTGGAGCTGAAGCTGTAGAATGTTGGGGCCACGGCAGTACAagattttaaagattttgaCGAGTATTCTGATGAATTATGCAAGTACTACGTGGAGGGCTTTGATCTTCTCGTGAAGTGGATGGCAAAGCATCATCCTGACTTGGACCTTTCTGGCTTAGCTGTTGATGACATCGAAAAAAGCTTGCCTGATCGTCCTTCTAAGGCCACAGCAGAGAATGTGACGGAGGAAGCCACAGACGTTGCTAAAGGAGTGAAGGAGGCCACTTTTGTAACCCCTGCAGACCCTGTCCCTGATGAGcggtaattttttattttttcttctcactatttttattttcttgcaagGCAAGAACAATATTTCTCTTTGGGCCTGTTGTTTTGGGCAACTAAACAATTCTTTTGGGCCTGTTGTTTTGGGCAACTAAACAATTCCTTTGACGATGATAGATAGGTTTATGGATTTCCTACTTTTAGTTGTAGTAAACAACTCTTTTATGCTTGGATAACCTTCTATGACAACGTTAGTTGTGTTGAGACAACCTTTAGGTTTAGCTTGCACTTGAGCAACTTTTTCATACTTAGCTTGTATATGAATAGCTCTTTGCATCCGGTTGTGTTGGAATGATTTTCTATTGAGTCATATTTGACTGATGatcttagttgtgtttgaacaacttagtatttttttgcTGTGTTTAAACATTTTTGTATTGAGTCATGTTCAAATGacgatgttagttgtgttttaacaacttagtattttttaattgtgcttaaatagttttttgttaagtcatgtttgaatgacgatgttagttgtgtttgaacaacttagtattttttagcTGTGCTTAAACAGCTTTATATTGAGTCTTGTTTAAATGacgatgttagttgtgtttgaacaacttattattttttaactgtgattgaccagtttttttgttgagtcatgtttgaatgacgatgttagttgtgtttgaacaacttagtattttttagctgtgattgaacaaatttttgttgagtcatgtttgaatgacaatGTTAGttatgtttgaacaacttagtatttctTTAGCTGTAGTTGAACGGTTTTTtgttgagtcatgtttgaaagatgatgttagttgtgtttgaacaacttagtattttttagtTGTGCTTAAACAGTTTTGTATTGAGTCATGTTTAAATGAtgatgttagttgtgtttgaacaacttagtattttttagcTGTGATTGAATAGGTTTTtgttgagtcatgtttgaatgactatgttagttgtgtttgaacaacttagtatttctTTAGCTGTGATTGAATAGCTTTTtgttgagtcatgtttgaataaCGATGTTGCGCTCTACTTGTGACTCAGAGTCGTGGTATTGGAGCGTCTTTTGTGTTAaccaccttttgttttgttttgtcttgaATGACGATTATATTGGTTATGTTTGAACAACTCTGATTTAGTCGACTTTGGTAATGGTGTATCAACAACTTTGATGGCTATAACGCTATTGGCTGTGCGTGAATcgcttttaatttgaaattttaatgacGAAGATCCTTGAGACGTCTCCCAAGGACAACTCCTAAGTGTTGCACACGTTTTGATAGTGACAGATCACGGATAATCATTGATAAATACGTGTTGTACATGTTTTGACAGATCATGGATAATCATCGATAAATACGCATGGATAATGCTTTCATGTATTATTGATCTTATGAATGACGAAAGTAATGGTTGTTATACATACTGATATGAAGATTAGGCAACTCGAAATGTAAAGCGTTCCTTACTGGTAGCACTTCTTCAAGTGTTTTCTGTTCCATGGTCGAGGTAGTTCTTGGCCGTCTAAAGACTTCAAGTAGTAGGAGCCTTCTCTAAAATGAAGATTACTTCGTAGGGGCCTTCTTAAGCTGGCTCTAATTTTCCTTGGGATGAGTCCTTTGTTGCTTGTGACACCCTCCTAAGGATGAGGTCTCCTGTGTTAACCTTCTCACC
This genomic stretch from Castanea sativa cultivar Marrone di Chiusa Pesio chromosome 9, ASM4071231v1 harbors:
- the LOC142610856 gene encoding uncharacterized protein LOC142610856 → MTTRFSKQKLAEAQEKKAKGGTISGLLSKKKAGDVVKKDPAKNPPAKRPASPTSSLEMIAYGGGEIRKKKKAGGKSFLPNFWDDTDAATLKAYKALSVDDLSPLMAKSSSEVMLSHIQKLVQALGESLFISGKLLDLEKKMTTSKPLIKSLFAENETLKNKVAILVVEAENDKEHVATLEKSLQVEKDFCKLKDK